A genomic region of Gemmata massiliana contains the following coding sequences:
- a CDS encoding DUF2147 domain-containing protein, whose translation MKALLSAAIVLGLCGVAGARNEKANPVGTWQCEYEIGGQKRTSTLTIKKDGDKLTGTMDWADQKGEKLKDVKLKDGVLTFSAVRKFMDNEIALDYKLTVEKDKF comes from the coding sequence ATGAAGGCACTCCTCTCGGCAGCGATAGTACTCGGGCTCTGTGGTGTGGCGGGCGCACGGAACGAGAAGGCGAACCCGGTCGGGACGTGGCAGTGCGAGTACGAGATCGGCGGCCAGAAGCGCACGTCCACCCTGACCATCAAGAAGGACGGGGACAAGCTCACCGGTACGATGGACTGGGCGGATCAGAAGGGGGAAAAGCTCAAGGACGTGAAGCTGAAGGACGGTGTGCTCACGTTCTCGGCCGTGCGCAAGTTCATGGATAACGAGATCGCCCTCGACTACAAACTGACGGTCGAGAAGGACAAGTTCTAA
- a CDS encoding TIGR02996 domain-containing protein: MQSDDIAFRRAILASPADTTLKLVYADWLQERDDLRAQFMRLQVELHTTRTSAAAVEAAAWFLRVGGQLDTDWVAFIRKSFARA, from the coding sequence ATGCAGTCCGATGACATCGCGTTCCGGAGGGCGATCCTCGCTAGCCCCGCCGACACGACCCTCAAGCTCGTCTACGCCGACTGGCTTCAAGAGCGCGACGACCTCCGCGCGCAGTTCATGCGACTTCAGGTTGAACTCCACACGACGAGAACTTCCGCCGCGGCAGTCGAAGCGGCCGCGTGGTTCCTGCGGGTGGGCGGGCAGCTCGATACCGACTGGGTCGCGTTTATCCGGAAGTCGTTCGCCAGAGCGTAG
- a CDS encoding transposase has translation MAWLGVEPHIAKRNTSHGSGLGKVRWVVERTISWIKGLRRRRYERRGMMQHAWTSLAASIVCFHILSDE, from the coding sequence TTGGCGTGGCTGGGTGTCGAGCCGCACATCGCCAAGCGGAACACGTCGCACGGGAGTGGGTTGGGGAAGGTGCGATGGGTGGTCGAGCGCACCATCAGTTGGATCAAGGGGCTACGGCGCAGGCGGTACGAGCGACGCGGAATGATGCAACACGCCTGGACGTCACTCGCGGCCAGTATCGTCTGCTTTCACATCTTGAGCGACGAGTAG
- a CDS encoding MBL fold metallo-hydrolase gives MNLDNTAHTGGPETDELIPSRYAIRVGEIDVLVVSDGVLSLPTATMATNADPSVRAAWLDNMFLPPDAFDWPLNVVAVRSGSQTTLIDAGLGMEYPDFPRAGRLVQRLRAAGIDLASVTDVVLTHMHMDHVGGLLVEGVRDRLCPDLRIHAAAAEVEFWAFPDFSRTSMPSPVPGVLWSVAQRFSNEYRSQLRPFQAEYEVAPGVVRRTGGHTPGHSVVRLASAGGAVFPVGFDHPDWHNGFEHDPEEAARVRIRLLRELAETEESLVAPHLPFPSVGRVAVAGDVFRWVSAFWDY, from the coding sequence ATGAACTTGGATAACACCGCACACACCGGAGGACCGGAAACCGACGAGTTGATTCCGTCGCGCTACGCGATCCGGGTCGGCGAGATCGACGTGCTGGTGGTCAGTGATGGGGTGCTCTCGCTACCAACCGCGACGATGGCCACCAACGCAGACCCGTCCGTCCGGGCGGCCTGGCTGGACAACATGTTTCTGCCACCGGACGCGTTCGATTGGCCACTTAACGTGGTCGCGGTGCGTAGCGGCAGCCAGACCACACTTATCGACGCGGGGCTCGGGATGGAGTACCCGGACTTCCCGCGGGCCGGGCGATTAGTCCAGCGCCTGAGAGCCGCGGGCATCGATCTCGCGTCCGTGACCGACGTCGTGCTTACCCACATGCACATGGACCACGTGGGCGGGCTGCTCGTCGAGGGAGTGAGGGACCGGCTGTGTCCAGATCTGCGGATCCACGCGGCGGCCGCCGAGGTCGAGTTCTGGGCTTTCCCCGATTTCTCCCGCACCTCAATGCCGTCGCCGGTGCCGGGCGTACTCTGGTCGGTCGCTCAGCGGTTCTCGAACGAGTACCGGAGCCAGTTACGGCCGTTCCAGGCGGAGTACGAGGTGGCGCCGGGGGTTGTCCGTCGCACCGGCGGCCACACACCCGGGCACAGCGTGGTACGACTAGCGTCCGCCGGCGGCGCGGTGTTCCCGGTCGGGTTCGACCACCCCGACTGGCACAACGGCTTTGAACACGACCCCGAGGAGGCGGCTCGCGTTCGGATCCGCCTGTTGCGAGAGCTGGCGGAGACCGAGGAGTCGCTGGTGGCCCCGCACCTGCCGTTCCCGTCCGTCGGCCGAGTGGCGGTCGCCGGCGACGTCTTTCGTTGGGTATCGGCCTTCTGGGATTACTGA
- a CDS encoding WD40 repeat domain-containing protein — protein sequence MLNCLTRTGYVVLAVAVLAAVYRASLRSERPRGPSGFDSSAEVVLGSLNVSVDEHVLGVAFAPDGRAVATGTRAGQVTVWTATGDRFLVWQAHPKPVCALCFLTDSQSLVSVDREGTLRMWSLSTGAAVLRAEAQGGGPAISAAAAPDGKTVAVGCVGRVTLWHADSSALTPVAELTAPAFPINAVTFSANGGTIAASSSGNGDAVVWRRGSAGDERVPVSPEFHARGLRFTADGATLEAVDTDGYVTRGRAGGPPQVLGRLSGQAIRQAAHAPGGRKLVIAYMDGTARLVTDPVGVAER from the coding sequence GTGTTAAACTGTCTCACACGAACCGGTTACGTAGTTCTGGCCGTCGCGGTACTGGCTGCCGTCTACCGAGCCTCGCTCCGTTCCGAGCGCCCGCGCGGTCCGAGCGGTTTCGATTCGTCGGCCGAAGTGGTGCTCGGGAGCCTTAACGTGTCGGTAGACGAGCACGTTCTCGGGGTCGCATTTGCCCCCGACGGGCGCGCCGTTGCGACCGGTACTCGCGCCGGGCAAGTGACCGTGTGGACCGCGACTGGTGACCGATTCCTAGTTTGGCAGGCGCACCCGAAGCCGGTCTGCGCGCTCTGCTTCCTGACCGATTCTCAGTCGCTGGTATCGGTCGACCGGGAAGGCACGCTACGGATGTGGTCCCTTTCGACAGGTGCGGCGGTGCTAAGGGCCGAGGCGCAGGGGGGAGGGCCGGCGATATCCGCAGCAGCGGCTCCGGACGGGAAAACCGTGGCGGTTGGGTGCGTGGGGCGCGTTACGCTGTGGCACGCGGACTCGTCCGCACTCACACCGGTGGCCGAACTGACTGCGCCTGCTTTTCCCATCAACGCCGTAACGTTTTCGGCGAACGGAGGGACAATTGCTGCCAGCAGCAGCGGCAACGGGGACGCGGTCGTGTGGCGCCGCGGATCAGCCGGGGACGAGCGCGTCCCTGTTAGCCCCGAGTTCCACGCCCGCGGTCTCCGGTTCACGGCCGATGGTGCCACGCTGGAGGCCGTAGACACTGACGGGTACGTGACGCGCGGGCGGGCGGGCGGGCCGCCGCAGGTATTAGGGCGATTGTCCGGTCAGGCCATTCGACAGGCCGCGCACGCGCCGGGCGGGAGAAAACTCGTTATCGCGTACATGGACGGTACGGCGCGGCTGGTGACGGATCCGGTCGGGGTAGCGGAGCGTTAG
- a CDS encoding GDSL-type esterase/lipase family protein: MSRTTATCCGVAWLLVITSVPELRAQKPPYDVFPPAEAPYYRVRYEASNEPGALTFAVNHTVWIPPGVKVLRGVIVHQHGCGEGSCKSGLTGAYDLHWQALARRHDCALLSPSYEQPDKADCQMWCDPRNGSDAAFQKCLVDLSTKSGHPELAKVPWTLWGHSGGGHWAGGMVLLHPDRVAAAWLRSGVPLLKAAPGRAGIKAHALSDGALKVPMMCNLGTKEGVTVKDKPFAGVWPANEAFFNEVRGKGGLIGVAVDPLSSHDCGNQRYLAVPWLDACLSARLPKAVGDPLRAVPTDKTWLAPVLGGDATPAAKYVGEPLKAAWLPNEVVAKAWAEYVKDTKVTDPTPPPAPTNVRVRDNKLTWDAEADLESGLASFVIERDGAFLATVPESGKNPFGRPIFQNLQYSDTPTQPLVPMQFTDTTAGVGKKHTYRVTAVNTVGLKSKPSADAVPAQDVDAVVGKRVVFLGDSITQSGGYVAFTTYYLEKRYPKKNFDVLGLGLASDTLSGLSEDGHAGGQFPRPCLFERLGRVLEKAQPEVVFACYGMNDGIYQPLDKERFAAFQKGVTKLIEQCKGAGVKHIFLVTPPIYDLVPKKDEFNYDMVLAEYAKWETSLKVPGVTVIDLHTAMRKARDGRTEPFSKDRVHPGDDGHLQIAKSILLALGVEVPDETVAAIKADPLFKLVEQKRGTRSAAWMKHIGYTRERTVKPEPLGTAEADAARVQEKIDALRRRN, translated from the coding sequence ATGAGTAGAACGACCGCGACGTGCTGCGGGGTGGCCTGGCTCCTTGTCATCACGAGCGTGCCGGAGCTCCGCGCCCAGAAACCGCCGTATGACGTGTTCCCACCGGCCGAGGCACCGTACTACCGCGTGCGCTACGAGGCCTCGAACGAGCCGGGCGCGCTCACGTTTGCGGTCAACCACACGGTCTGGATTCCGCCGGGTGTCAAGGTTCTGCGCGGGGTCATCGTCCACCAGCACGGGTGCGGCGAGGGGTCATGCAAGTCGGGGCTGACGGGCGCCTACGACCTGCACTGGCAGGCGCTGGCGCGGAGGCACGACTGCGCGCTCCTGTCCCCGTCCTACGAGCAGCCGGATAAAGCCGATTGTCAGATGTGGTGCGACCCGCGCAACGGGTCCGACGCCGCGTTCCAGAAGTGCCTCGTCGATCTCAGCACGAAATCGGGCCACCCCGAGTTGGCCAAGGTGCCGTGGACTTTATGGGGGCACAGCGGCGGCGGCCACTGGGCGGGGGGAATGGTGCTCTTGCACCCGGACCGCGTCGCCGCGGCGTGGTTGCGCTCGGGCGTTCCGCTCCTCAAAGCGGCCCCGGGGCGCGCCGGGATCAAGGCGCACGCCCTGTCGGACGGCGCGCTCAAGGTGCCGATGATGTGCAATCTCGGCACGAAGGAGGGCGTGACCGTCAAGGACAAGCCGTTCGCGGGCGTCTGGCCCGCCAACGAGGCTTTTTTCAACGAGGTGCGCGGTAAGGGCGGGCTCATCGGGGTGGCGGTCGACCCGCTGTCGAGTCACGACTGCGGGAACCAGCGGTACTTGGCCGTCCCCTGGCTCGACGCCTGCCTGAGCGCTCGCCTGCCGAAAGCCGTTGGTGATCCGCTCCGGGCCGTGCCGACGGATAAGACGTGGCTCGCCCCGGTCCTCGGCGGTGACGCGACACCGGCCGCGAAATACGTCGGCGAGCCCCTCAAGGCCGCGTGGCTCCCGAACGAAGTGGTGGCGAAGGCGTGGGCGGAGTACGTGAAGGACACAAAGGTCACCGACCCCACCCCGCCGCCCGCACCGACGAACGTGCGCGTGAGGGACAACAAGCTGACCTGGGACGCCGAGGCCGATCTCGAAAGTGGGCTCGCGAGTTTCGTCATCGAGCGCGACGGCGCGTTCCTCGCGACCGTGCCCGAGTCGGGCAAGAACCCATTCGGCCGACCGATCTTCCAGAACTTACAGTACAGCGACACGCCCACGCAACCGCTCGTCCCGATGCAGTTCACCGACACGACGGCCGGGGTCGGCAAGAAGCACACTTATCGCGTCACCGCCGTGAACACGGTCGGATTGAAGTCGAAGCCCAGCGCGGACGCGGTGCCGGCGCAAGATGTGGACGCTGTTGTTGGCAAGCGGGTCGTGTTTCTCGGGGACAGCATCACGCAGTCCGGCGGGTACGTCGCGTTCACCACGTACTACCTCGAAAAGCGGTACCCGAAGAAGAACTTCGACGTCCTCGGACTCGGGCTCGCGAGCGATACGCTGTCGGGACTGAGCGAGGACGGGCACGCGGGCGGTCAGTTCCCGCGCCCGTGCCTGTTCGAGCGCCTCGGGCGCGTGCTGGAGAAGGCCCAGCCGGAGGTCGTGTTCGCGTGCTACGGGATGAACGACGGCATCTACCAGCCGCTCGACAAGGAGCGCTTCGCCGCGTTCCAGAAGGGGGTCACGAAGCTGATCGAGCAGTGCAAGGGAGCCGGCGTGAAACACATCTTCCTGGTCACGCCCCCGATCTACGATCTGGTGCCCAAGAAGGACGAGTTCAACTATGACATGGTCCTGGCCGAGTACGCGAAGTGGGAGACGAGCCTGAAGGTTCCCGGCGTGACGGTGATTGATCTACACACCGCGATGCGGAAGGCCCGCGACGGGCGCACCGAGCCGTTCTCGAAGGACCGGGTTCACCCGGGTGACGACGGGCACCTGCAAATCGCGAAATCGATCCTCCTAGCGCTCGGCGTCGAGGTGCCCGACGAGACGGTCGCGGCGATCAAGGCTGACCCGCTGTTCAAGCTCGTGGAGCAGAAGCGCGGGACACGGTCGGCCGCGTGGATGAAGCACATCGGCTACACGCGCGAGAGGACCGTGAAACCGGAACCGCTCGGGACCGCGGAGGCGGACGCGGCCAGGGTCCAAGAGAAGATCGACGCGCTCCGGCGCCGGAACTAA
- a CDS encoding DUF1501 domain-containing protein — MNLDPPLPGSCTPDDHRLHRRLFLKGLAASGLPAVTSFSGLFTNPVFAEAAKKAQKKVLLLWLCGGPSQFETWDPKPGRASSGPFPSIPTSVPGVRFSSLMPRCAGIAHDLNVVRCMRTKQTEHLQAINLLTRGNPDRAGFTRPTLGAAISAALGAVNTKLPNFILLDPNPRGNEFEAYKASDLAGWLGPQHAPVRLGGSFTQLGRAVDALADAKEDRLALRQYFSKKYENERNSRTAAAQNVAFDKMKGLTASADLFDPAKLTEVDRSRYGPGTFGIHTLMARNLIENGAPFVMVANGMPWDNHVLNHEIHQMLVPELDRILHHLLADLKDRGLLDHTLVVAMGEFGRTPWLNTSRGRDHYPNAWSLMMTGCGLKRGTIVGATDADGVDPDGKSYDEQNLFATIFTALGIDPHAEYDLTNMPTFHRVEDRAEPIREVLA, encoded by the coding sequence ATGAACCTCGATCCCCCGCTGCCCGGTTCTTGCACGCCCGATGACCACCGGCTGCACCGCCGGCTGTTCCTCAAGGGCCTGGCCGCCTCCGGCCTCCCCGCCGTGACGAGTTTCTCCGGCTTGTTCACCAACCCGGTGTTCGCCGAGGCCGCTAAGAAGGCTCAGAAGAAGGTGCTCCTCCTGTGGCTGTGCGGAGGGCCGAGCCAGTTCGAGACGTGGGATCCGAAGCCGGGTCGGGCATCGAGCGGCCCGTTCCCGAGCATCCCGACCTCGGTTCCCGGCGTCCGCTTCTCGTCGCTCATGCCGCGGTGCGCGGGCATTGCCCACGACTTGAACGTCGTGCGGTGCATGCGCACCAAACAGACGGAGCACTTGCAGGCGATCAACCTGCTGACCCGCGGCAACCCGGACCGGGCCGGGTTTACCCGACCGACCCTCGGGGCGGCGATATCGGCCGCCCTGGGTGCCGTGAACACGAAGCTGCCGAACTTCATCCTCCTCGATCCGAACCCACGGGGCAACGAGTTCGAGGCTTACAAGGCCAGCGACCTCGCGGGCTGGCTCGGGCCGCAGCACGCGCCCGTCCGTCTCGGTGGCAGTTTCACGCAACTCGGACGCGCCGTGGACGCGCTGGCGGACGCGAAAGAAGACCGGCTCGCCCTGCGCCAGTACTTCTCCAAGAAGTACGAGAACGAGCGGAACAGCCGGACCGCCGCCGCCCAGAACGTGGCGTTCGACAAGATGAAGGGGCTGACCGCCAGTGCCGACCTGTTCGACCCGGCGAAACTGACGGAGGTGGACCGGTCCCGGTACGGTCCCGGTACGTTCGGCATACACACCCTCATGGCCCGCAACCTCATCGAGAACGGGGCCCCGTTCGTGATGGTCGCCAACGGGATGCCGTGGGACAACCACGTCCTGAACCACGAGATCCACCAGATGCTGGTTCCAGAACTCGACCGGATCCTGCACCACCTGCTCGCCGACCTCAAGGACCGCGGGTTGCTCGACCACACGCTGGTCGTGGCGATGGGCGAGTTCGGGCGGACGCCGTGGTTGAACACGTCCCGCGGCCGGGACCACTACCCGAACGCCTGGAGCCTGATGATGACCGGCTGCGGGCTGAAGCGCGGCACCATCGTCGGGGCGACGGACGCGGACGGCGTGGACCCCGACGGCAAGTCATACGACGAGCAGAACCTGTTCGCGACCATCTTCACCGCGCTGGGGATCGACCCCCACGCGGAGTACGACCTGACCAACATGCCCACGTTCCACCGCGTCGAGGACCGGGCCGAACCGATCCGGGAGGTACTGGCATGA
- a CDS encoding WD40 repeat domain-containing protein gives MKLAKTKDLTLPTGALGLAVTADAKRLYVPCMDGAVYECDPATGKATPLPDRHASFASGCVLLPGDEALVSAGYDGTLLWHDLSAKRCVRRVQAHTFWSWRLAMSLDGRYVASTSGQYLAGGEKYEPAAAKEPQVKVFDAKTGALVRSFDHGPPVLSAAFTPDGKHLAAGNMMGEVGVWNVGDGKVAARFTTPDFTSWGQIKSPHYCGGIYDMAFTADGSSLLCCGMGPMGDPMAGNGKMTWQQWDWRADPPKKLKQIRDGDSGAGLMEALALVPGGGFLMAGRQAQGTWTTAVFGDDGKLVASMDTKSRVTRAAFSPDGKALYLAAAVGQPKRNDRSVWGDYGRVHVVSVG, from the coding sequence ATGAAACTGGCCAAAACCAAAGACCTGACACTACCGACCGGTGCGCTCGGCCTGGCCGTCACGGCCGACGCCAAGCGCCTGTACGTCCCGTGCATGGACGGGGCCGTGTACGAGTGCGACCCGGCCACCGGCAAGGCGACGCCATTGCCCGACCGGCACGCCAGCTTCGCCTCCGGCTGCGTGCTGCTGCCCGGCGACGAGGCGCTGGTCTCGGCCGGTTACGACGGCACGCTGCTCTGGCACGACCTGTCCGCGAAGCGGTGCGTGCGCCGGGTTCAGGCCCACACGTTCTGGTCGTGGCGGCTCGCGATGTCGCTCGACGGCCGGTACGTCGCCTCGACCTCGGGCCAGTACCTCGCCGGCGGCGAGAAGTACGAACCGGCCGCGGCCAAGGAGCCCCAGGTCAAGGTGTTCGACGCGAAAACCGGTGCGCTGGTGCGGTCGTTCGACCACGGACCGCCGGTGCTGAGCGCGGCGTTCACCCCGGACGGCAAGCACCTTGCCGCGGGCAACATGATGGGCGAGGTCGGCGTGTGGAACGTGGGCGACGGCAAGGTCGCCGCCCGGTTCACGACGCCCGACTTCACCTCCTGGGGCCAGATCAAGAGCCCGCACTACTGCGGCGGTATCTACGACATGGCGTTCACTGCGGATGGCTCCTCGTTACTGTGCTGCGGCATGGGTCCGATGGGCGACCCGATGGCCGGCAACGGCAAGATGACGTGGCAGCAGTGGGACTGGCGCGCCGACCCGCCGAAGAAGCTGAAACAGATCCGGGACGGGGACAGCGGGGCCGGGCTCATGGAAGCGCTGGCCCTGGTGCCCGGCGGGGGCTTCCTGATGGCCGGCCGGCAGGCCCAGGGGACGTGGACTACCGCCGTGTTCGGCGACGACGGCAAACTGGTGGCCTCGATGGACACGAAGTCGCGCGTCACGCGGGCCGCCTTTTCGCCGGACGGTAAGGCGCTTTACCTCGCCGCGGCCGTCGGCCAGCCCAAACGAAACGACCGCAGCGTGTGGGGCGACTACGGGCGCGTCCACGTCGTCAGCGTCGGCTGA
- a CDS encoding DUF1553 domain-containing protein, with amino-acid sequence MMRLVLFIPCFLLTSSLVRAGGPPTVTPDVQAILDLHCVKCHGPLDQKAGLRLDTAEAIGKGSDDGAVVVAGKPDESKLIRVLAAKAETHMPPKKQLPDADIAKLRAWVTTLATPPSPKPQPVPTQARVPSEPVAAIDYFLDAGWQARRVTPARVCDDRTFVRRATLDLIGRIPTPEEVNAFLFDAAPNKREALVDRLLVSDEAARNWREVWDAILLGRGRREDRRRDGGWFTFLEDAYKRNRPWNELVRAIIDARPEEKGAAWFLFEKRNDYQQIAEAVAPVIYGARVDCAQCHDHPLAGEIKQGHYWGLVAAFNRGKNVQRGAPAVRESATGGFMNFTNLKKESQPAVIALLTGKVIDEPRPAVTEDAPDLYVDPAAAVPVPKFSRRMALAAAATSDNPLLARSFVNHTWAVLLGRGIVDPPDEMNSKHPPSHPELLDWLAADFASHKYDVRRLIRSIVLSRGYQLAAWTGPNAPAPDAFAAALERSLTAEAISRSARVTAGRAPDDDTLRRAVIEAFPGLPTRPAQATLQQALFLANSDLLTALFKPGPGDAAPLPALPEQVRAAFRRALVRDPDAEELARGVAFLRAHADPRAAAGQLLWALVTGPEFLTNH; translated from the coding sequence ATGATGCGCCTCGTATTATTCATCCCGTGTTTCCTGCTCACCAGCTCACTGGTTCGGGCGGGCGGGCCGCCCACAGTTACCCCTGACGTACAGGCCATTCTCGACCTGCACTGCGTCAAGTGCCACGGTCCGTTAGACCAGAAGGCCGGGTTGCGGCTCGATACAGCCGAGGCCATCGGGAAGGGCAGCGACGATGGAGCCGTCGTCGTCGCCGGAAAGCCGGACGAGAGCAAACTCATTCGCGTGCTGGCCGCCAAGGCCGAAACGCACATGCCGCCCAAGAAACAGTTACCGGACGCGGACATCGCCAAGCTGCGGGCCTGGGTGACCACCCTTGCAACGCCCCCCTCACCGAAGCCCCAGCCGGTGCCGACGCAGGCCCGCGTCCCGTCGGAGCCGGTGGCCGCTATCGATTACTTCCTCGACGCCGGCTGGCAGGCGCGGCGTGTTACTCCCGCCCGGGTCTGTGACGACCGCACGTTCGTCAGGCGCGCGACGCTCGACCTCATCGGCCGCATTCCCACGCCAGAAGAAGTGAACGCCTTTTTGTTCGACGCCGCCCCGAACAAACGCGAGGCCCTGGTCGACCGATTGCTGGTGAGCGACGAGGCCGCCCGCAACTGGCGCGAGGTCTGGGACGCCATCCTCCTGGGGCGCGGGCGCCGCGAAGATCGGCGGCGGGACGGGGGGTGGTTCACGTTCCTGGAAGACGCTTACAAGCGGAACCGCCCCTGGAACGAGCTCGTTCGGGCGATCATTGACGCCCGACCCGAGGAGAAGGGGGCGGCTTGGTTCCTGTTCGAGAAGCGCAACGATTACCAGCAGATCGCCGAGGCCGTCGCACCGGTTATCTACGGCGCTCGTGTCGACTGCGCCCAGTGCCACGACCACCCGCTCGCCGGTGAAATCAAACAGGGCCATTACTGGGGCCTCGTGGCCGCGTTCAATCGCGGGAAGAACGTGCAGCGCGGCGCCCCCGCCGTCCGGGAGTCGGCCACCGGTGGGTTCATGAACTTCACCAACTTGAAGAAGGAATCGCAGCCGGCCGTCATCGCGCTGCTCACGGGCAAGGTGATCGACGAACCGCGCCCCGCGGTGACCGAGGACGCGCCGGACCTGTACGTCGATCCGGCCGCGGCCGTCCCGGTGCCGAAGTTCTCCCGCCGGATGGCTCTCGCTGCTGCCGCCACCAGCGACAACCCGCTGCTGGCCCGGTCGTTCGTCAATCACACCTGGGCGGTGCTGCTGGGCCGGGGGATCGTGGACCCGCCCGACGAGATGAACTCGAAGCACCCGCCCAGCCACCCAGAACTCCTCGACTGGCTCGCGGCCGACTTCGCTTCCCACAAGTACGACGTGCGCCGGCTGATCCGCTCGATCGTGTTGAGTCGCGGTTACCAACTCGCCGCTTGGACCGGCCCGAATGCACCGGCGCCGGACGCCTTTGCCGCCGCTCTGGAACGGTCGCTGACCGCAGAGGCGATCTCTCGGTCGGCACGGGTTACCGCCGGACGCGCCCCCGACGACGACACGTTGCGGCGGGCCGTGATCGAGGCCTTCCCCGGGCTGCCCACGCGACCGGCCCAAGCGACGTTGCAGCAGGCGCTGTTCCTGGCGAACAGCGATCTGCTGACGGCACTGTTCAAGCCCGGTCCGGGCGACGCCGCTCCGCTGCCGGCGCTACCCGAGCAAGTTCGTGCCGCCTTCCGCCGCGCCCTGGTCCGCGACCCGGACGCCGAAGAGCTGGCCCGCGGCGTCGCCTTTCTGCGTGCCCACGCGGACCCGCGTGCGGCTGCCGGCCAGTTGCTTTGGGCGCTGGTCACCGGTCCGGAGTTCCTCACGAACCACTGA
- a CDS encoding transposase has translation MVERFWNKVKQYRRVANRYDKSATNYLAFVHLAAVFVVLRHPRTVHTP, from the coding sequence GTGGTCGAGCGGTTCTGGAACAAGGTCAAGCAATACCGGCGGGTGGCGAATCGGTACGACAAGTCGGCCACCAACTACTTGGCGTTCGTCCACCTGGCCGCCGTCTTCGTAGTGCTGCGGCACCCCAGAACTGTCCACACGCCCTAG
- a CDS encoding sigma-70 family RNA polymerase sigma factor yields the protein MTDVSDNLLEPGLREAAAGDARAWRVLVERHHARLRRMAGLRLDPRLRGRVDPSDVLQEAYLDAARRLPEYLEAPPLPFFLWLRQLVGTRLAKAHRAHLGTAARDVRREARPEPAPAASSVALAEHLTAAGPRPSEAAARQELRDRLRAALDEMDPIDREVLALRHFEQLTNAEIARTLGLADGTASKRYVRALERLQDILAADPGLIDGWLT from the coding sequence ATGACTGACGTGTCGGACAATCTGCTCGAGCCCGGCTTGCGGGAGGCCGCGGCCGGGGACGCGCGCGCGTGGCGCGTGCTGGTCGAGCGCCACCACGCGCGTCTGAGGCGCATGGCCGGCCTTCGTCTCGATCCGCGGCTGCGCGGGCGGGTGGATCCGTCTGATGTGCTTCAAGAGGCGTACCTGGACGCCGCTCGACGGCTCCCCGAGTACCTTGAGGCGCCGCCGCTGCCCTTCTTTCTGTGGCTCCGCCAGCTCGTCGGCACGCGGTTGGCGAAGGCGCACCGCGCGCACCTGGGCACCGCCGCTCGCGACGTCCGGCGGGAAGCGCGACCGGAACCGGCTCCGGCCGCTTCATCGGTCGCGCTAGCGGAACACCTGACGGCCGCGGGTCCGCGACCGAGCGAAGCCGCCGCCCGACAGGAGTTGCGAGACCGCCTCCGCGCCGCTCTCGACGAGATGGACCCGATCGACCGCGAGGTGCTCGCGCTCCGGCACTTCGAGCAACTCACCAACGCCGAAATCGCGCGCACGCTCGGGCTGGCCGACGGAACCGCCAGCAAGCGCTACGTCCGCGCGCTGGAACGGCTCCAGGACATCCTCGCGGCCGATCCGGGGCTGATCGATGGGTGGCTAACGTGA